Below is a window of Salvelinus alpinus chromosome 34, SLU_Salpinus.1, whole genome shotgun sequence DNA.
tcagtgtgcctgatgttctcagtgtgtctgatgttctcagtgtgcctgatgttctcagagttctcagtgtgcctgatgttctcagtgttctcagtgagcctgatgttctcagtgttctcagtgtgcctgatgttctcagtgttctcagtgtgcctgatgttctcagtgtgcctgatgttctcagtgttctcagtgagcctgatgttctcaatgttctcagtgtgcctgatgttctcagtgttctcactgtgcctgatgttctcaatgttctcagtctgcctgatgttctcagtgttctcagtgtgcctgatgttctcagtgttctcagtgtgcctgatttgctcagtgtgcctgatgttctcgGTGTTCTCAGTGTTTCTGATGTTCTCAGTtttctcagtgtgcctgatgttctcagtgttctcattgtgcctgatgttctcaggGTTCTCATTGTacctgatgttctcagtgttctcattgtgcctgatgttctcagtgttctcaatgtgcctgatgttctcagtgttctcagtgtgcctgatgttctcagtgttctcagtgagcctgatgttctcagggttctcagtgtgcctgatgttctcagtgtgtctgatgttctcagtgtgcctgatgttctcagagttctcagtgtgcctgatgttctcagtgtgtctgatgttctcagtgtgcctgatgttctcagtgtgtctgatgttctcagtgtgcctgatgttctcagagttctcagtgtgcctgatgttctcagtgtgtctgatgttctcagtgtgcctgatgttctcagtgtgcctgatgttctcagagttctcagtgtgcctgatgttctcagtgtgtctgatgttctcagtgtgcctgatgttctcagagttctcagtgtgcctgatgttctcagtgttctcagtgagcctgatgttctcagtgttctcagtgtgcctgatgttctcagtgttctcagtgtgcctgatgttctcagtgtgcctgatgttctcagtgttctcagtgagcctgatgttctcaatgttctcagtgtgcctgatgttctcagtgttctcactgtgcctgatgttctcaatgttctcagtctgcctgatgttctcagagttctcagtgtgcctgatgttctcagtgttctcagtgtgcctgatgttctcagagttctcagtgtgcctgatgttctcagtgtgcctgatgttctcagagttctcattgtgcctgatgttctcagtgttcaGTGAGCCTGATGTTCCCAgtgttctcagtgtgcctgatgttctcagtgttctcGGTGTGCCTGATTTgctcagtgtgcctgatgttctcagagttctcagtgtgcctgatgttctcagagttctcagtgtgcctgatgttctcagtgtgtctgatgttctcagtgtgcctgatgttctcagtgtgtctgatgttctcagtgtgcctgatgttctcagtgtgcctgatgttcccagtgttctcagtgtgcctgatgttctcagtgttctcggtgtgcctgatgttctcagtgttctcagtgtgcctgatgttctcagtgtgcctgatgttctcagtgtgcctgatgttctcagagttctcagtgtgcctgatgttctcagtgtgtctgatgttctcagtgtgcctgatgttctcagagttctcagtgtgcctgatgttctcagtgtgtctgatgttctcagtgtgcctgatgttctcagagttctcagtgtgcctgatgttctcagtgtgcctgatgttctcagtgtgcctgatgttctcagtgtgtctgatgttctcagtgtgcctgatgttctcagagttctcagtgtgcctgatgttctcagtgtgtctgatgttctcagtgtgcctgatgttctcagtgtgcctgatgttctcaaagttctcagtgtgcctgatgttctcagtgtgtctgatgttctcagtgtgcctgatgttctcagagttctcagtgtgcctgatgttctcagtgttctcagtgagcctgatgttctcagtgttctcagtgtgcctgatgttctcagtgttctcagtgtgcctgatgttctcagtgtgcctgatgttctcagtgttctcagtgagcctgatgttctcaatgttctcagtgtgcctgatgttctcagtgttctcactgtgcctgatgttctcaatgttctcagtctgcctgatgttctcagtgttctcagtgtgcctgatgttctcagtgttctcagtgtgcctgatttgctcagtgtgcctgatgttctcgGTGTTCTCAGTGTTTCTGATGTTCTCAGTtttctcagtgtgcctgatgttctcagtgttctcattgtgcctgatgttctcaggGTTCTCATTGTacctgatgttctcagtgttctcattgtgcctgatgttctcagtgttctcaatgtgcctgatgttctcagtgttctcagtgtgcctgatgttctcagtgttctcagtgAGTCTGATGTTCTCAGggttctcagtgtgcctgatgttctcaggGTTCTCAttgtgcctgatgttctcagtgtgtctgatgttctcagtgttctcaatgtgcctgatgttctcaatgttcctgatgttctcagtgttctcagtgtgtctgaTGTTCTCAGcgtgcctgatgttctcagtgttctcagtgtgcttgatgttctcagtgttctcagtgtgcttgatgttctcagtgttctcagcgtgcctgatgttctcagtgttctcagtgtgcctgatgttctcagtgttctcagtgtacctgatgttctcagtgtgcctgatgttctcagtgttctcggtgtgtctgatgttctcagtgtgcctgatgtgGGATAAATGTAAGATACATTGTCAGCTTCCCAGATCTTATTTACGAGCTGCCTACGGTCGTTACAATAACGCAcataaaaatgtttattttatggtGAACGCACATGTTCCCGCCTTTGGAATTCAAAGGCCAATCTAACTTATTCGTTCTGCCGCCGGCCCTGCATATAGGACAGATAAATCTAGAAGGAAATCTATCACAATTTATCACATCAGCCTAGTATTCCACCATTTGAATTGTAGTAGTCCAGTTTATTCCATAGACTATGTAGACCAGTGAGTGTGGGCTGTATCATAAGCCAATACCACAACACATTTAGGCAACTCATCTGCTACTATTGACATAATCCGGCAGAAGTTGCTCAAGAGTCTCACGTATAATAGTTTtacatacagtgtcttcagaatgtattcagaccccttgactttttccac
It encodes the following:
- the LOC139563497 gene encoding uncharacterized protein PF3D7_1120600-like, with protein sequence MVCLRLPGGKVTTDDSEMRQHAVDFYSALYKAEDCDSVHTENIRHTENTENIRHTENIRHAENIRHTENTENIRNIENIRHIENTENIRHTENIRHNENPENIRHTENPENIRLTENTENIRHTENTENIRHIENTENIRHNENTENIRYNENPENIRHNENTENIRHTEKTENIRNTENTENIRHTEQIRHTENTENIRHTENSENIRHTENSENIRHTEQIRHTENTENIRHTENTGNIRLTEH